Within Nematostella vectensis chromosome 1, jaNemVect1.1, whole genome shotgun sequence, the genomic segment GTTTCGTTTTGGGCTTAACAAAGATGTTACATATCACCAAACATAATATTAAGCTATAGCAGTTAGATGTAATAatctatagaaaaaaaattattaaaaacctgataagaaaataaaaacctgATAAGAATTAAGATTTCTATTGGCAGAAATGTAACTTGACTCAAAGCAGTAGTGTATTTGTAATTCTCCATGGTACATGTACCTTATTATAGTAGTGGTAATTTTGAATCCCTGGAACATAAGGCGCTGCCTCTGGAGACAAGACTGATGTTGCCACGGAAACTGCTGCTGCTTCAGCTCCCCGTTCTGCAAAGCTCTCCCGCCCCCAATTATTCTTTCTGAGGCTTACCACAGATGAAAGGAATCTTTTTATGGAACTAGAGAAAGATAGAAAAACAAGACTATGTTGCTATTGTACATTGTTGTTATAATGAATCTCTGAATTGTTCTGGAATGGAAATCAATAAGTTTTAAAGAGGGGTACTCTATGCTGAACACTCCACAACTGTGTTATTTCCAAAGCTCTAGGATGTAAAAATATTCTTTACACCAAAATCTTGAAAAATAAGGAACCTTAAGTAGAACCCCACCCACATGACTTATGAAAGTGACCATAAAAGGGGTATGTAAACACAGCCTATAAATGACGTATACATTAGTAGCAGTTAGATATGGAAAGGGAGTGACTGCTAAAGAGAGTGTCGCTTAATAGATGCTTGTATTGTTCATTCATTTCTTGTTTGTTCAAACTGAAAATCACAGACAAAAAAAGTAAGGAGTTCCCCACTTTTAAGCGTTCAGTACAGTACTGCATGCGTGAAGTGAAACAAATAATTAAAGCTTACTCTCCCACATGTGATGATGATTCTAGCAGCGTTCCAATTTTCTCGAAGATACCATCAACCCTACTCTGGTTATCTTTAGGGTCATCAAGAAGATAGCCGGTCAGCTGCAAAAGAAATACTTCACATAAAACGACCTATACAGTATGTTAGTAGGAGCTTTCTGTCATACAGTGAAACCTATGGAAGGCAGCCACCCTCTGAACCATACTAAGGGGTCACTTAGAGGGTGGCTGCTTAATGGAAACTGGAAATATGGTATAAATCATAATATTGATGAAAGACTCCACAAAGTCACATTAGTTGCTTGTATGCTTGTTTTATGTCAAACTTCTGTTGCTCATCAGTAACATGATAATAAATATCATCAATTTTGTCTTGCTTGTTGGCATGGTCCTTACCTTAAGTATCCGCCCAGCGTAAAGCAAAGAGTCATCCGTCCCACTTTCAATTAGTGAATCAAGCATCTCTAGTAATGCTCGACCCAATGGACCAAACTGTGCTTTGGAACCTGAAGCACCATCAACCTATATAAATGTAAATGAATAATTTAGCCAAACCGGATCCAACATATATtaacatatatattttattagtATGTAGCTTTCAGGTTAATTATGGATTCTCCTGCCCCAAATAAGGTCACATTAATAGACTTTCTATGTATGTTAGAATAAAGTTGCAAGCAAGCATGTGtcatgggggggaggggtgggggtgcacCCATACCTCCTTGCCAGCCAAAAGAGTGTTACACCTGTGCTGCAggataatgattataatgatgaggTATTATTATCCTTACCCTAAATGTGCTATAAAGCTCTGCTAAAAACATGGCCAAGCCATGTACTCTTGGAACTGTTGAAGGGCTCTTTAGCATTGCCTCTCTTTTTCGATGTTCTTCTTTGCATCTGGAAAATGAAACGACAAGCTACATAAGTCAGtcttaataaaaacaagaaatgATCAACTAAcaattattgtttttctttttaaaaaaaaatgggtttTACATGCACTTTCTTTCTCATTttgagaaacaaaaacaaagtatAAACTCTACTCTAGCCAAAATCTGAATAGAAATGAAACCCAATCactttattgtttattttgataaaTCAATACAGTATATATAAAAATCAACACCCAAATAAAGTTAAACCTACTCTAAATACACCAATGAATAAAGACACCTTGTTATTCAGGAAAGTCATTTGGAAAGTCACTATGAAAGTCCCAAAAAGTAAGCTCACACTATTTTGTAAATCTTACCCATTCAATAAGGACACTCATAAAGACACTAAAGACACAAAAGTTCCTGGATAAAAGGAAGCATTCAGCTTGATACCTTGTCAAAAAAACacttctgaactgctttccttCAGTTGGGATGTCATCTGTATTATTCGCAATAAAATCACAAAGTCTCGCTCCTGTGTAGGTAAAATTGGATTCTAAAATggactgaaaaacaaaaaagaaaaaaacaatcagtACAACAAAATTCAATACTCGAATCAGATAGTTAAACTACAATGTATGAACATGCACACTGATGTGCTTGTGCGTGGTAAAATATTATGGTACTTGAAACTAGGTGTTACTGGCCTGACTAAACATACAAATATGTTTCACATGAATTCTAACTCCCGTGCCAACAAGGTGACTTACATAAACAAGGACCTGCGgtataaaagataaaagatgGTCCTTAATTTGCCATTCCCGCTGGAATACGTCAAGTGCAGAGCTCCataaatatcgaaaaaaaaacagctgcAGATTGATTTCGGCCATTTCTAAATTGAAAACAATGTTTTGTACACACAAAAGAATAAAAGgcaaattatttgaaattatttttctACGACAATAATGACAAAAATTACTCTTTTCTAGATCATGCGGgtgaaaataacaataattttgCTTCATAACCATTCCAATCTCTGTGTCTGTGCAGTTCTCAGAGGAGAATAAAAATTTTGTTGTCTTCAAACTATTGATGTTTTTAAACATTATTTCAAACTTGGTCCTGTCTTTTTATTGCTATGGAGCTCTGCAcatgacaaagtctatcaggAATGACTTAGACCTGGAATGCACCATTCATACTGCAGGTCCTTGttaaacaaaaaggaaaaaagcaTGATTATACAGGGCATCTGGTAAAGTGCAGTCAAAATGAGAAAAAGGAGTGAAAGTAAGTTTTCTTGCTCTTTCTTTTAGCTTTCCAAACACAACCATACTCCCTGAATCACTACCCCTGTAGCAATGGAAAGATTGAAAAAGTAAATCATATTTGCGGAGCATACCAAAAAATCATTTTCCTCAATTTTAAAGTTTAACTTTAAATCAGGTTCAAATTACAAtacaatcttaaaaaaaattgatggaGGACAAAACATAATATACATTGTCTACACATGAGCTTTGAGCTATGTTCAATAGTTGTAATACTTGACCTGTTATTAATCGTTGCGATAACAACGATCAAAAGATATTTCTTGATGCAAACACATATAGACGAGAAGACTAGAAATGTCCGACGTTAGCGTTATGCCATGTAAGAGACACTTTTTCTGTGAGATGCTTGAATAGCCTTACAGTTGCACAATACTTGAGTTTTTGGTAATGTTAGTGGTGTTTTCAATGCCCAACAAAAATACATTCGCTTGCAATTTATGTTTTGACTTTAATTGTTGAGATTCAACGGTTTGAACCAGGTTAATACCTGGGACTGTCCTTCAAATTGGCCATATTATTTGCAAGTTTTTCaaacattattattttccGAGAGAGTATTTTTCCAAGAAAGTGCAGCATAGTGTGGAAAAGTGCACTTTTTGGTCAATAGTGCGGAACCCCATGGCCACACTTTACCAGATGCCCTGATTATACTGGTGATTAGGGGAAGAATTAAAGGGGAGCCACAAAAACTTTAAGTTCTGATTTGGATAAAGGCAAAGAGTGCACTATTTTGTTTGATGACTGGCTACTGATTGTCCACcacaaattttaaaatgaacaagttttactgtcgaatccgttgtattgGGAGCGGTATTTTCAAAGCacgttttgttttggttttctgttccgtcagtaaaaccattctaagcaaatcagagtctcgctttgtgcacttccctggctatcctctggacgaaaaccagacagtgtcaaggcagaaagccaggcaactgcaggcaagagatggcaagaatctgattggcggAATGGCAAGAATTTGACTGGcagaacagaaaatcccaaaagacaaaaacaaatcaatgttttgaaaatgtggCATCGCTATACAATGGATACAACAGTAAACTTGTTTAAACATTATTAGATCAGAGGCACCCATTAATGAAAAGATTTATCTGCAAAatgcctagatacagtataaaattacttttttatGTGAAAATCCAACAAAATATACTTTCCAATCTGAAGATAAAGTCATTAAAAAAGTTTCCAGAGGGTCTATGGTAAGTGGTGATATATTCCACAGCTTAtgaaaacattatttaaataacTGTACCTGTTCCATAATAACACTCGCTATTTCATTCAGAGTTTCATCATTGTTAACCCTTGCCTTCCATGCTAGCACCAAATCTTCTACCAAGTTTTCAAACTCTCCAGGACTTTCTGTCAGCTGGTCCAATATATCCTTAACGAAGGTTACTGCCTCAAGGTCTGGTCCAGTTGTCTGGGGAGAGGGCGTGGCCTGTTCCGTCTGGGGAGGGGGCATGGCCTGTGATGTTGGCACATACTGAGGGGCCTTAAACATTTCTGGCACAAATTCTGCAGCATTGACATTGAGCTTTGAAGAAGTTCCTTTTGTTGGAATAGAATCTAAGAGTTATCAAACAAACAGAATATTTATAAGCTCCCATGAGATTTTAATATCCATATTTTGAAGAAGTTCCTTTTGTTGGAGTAGAATCGAAGAGTTACCAAACAAACAGAATATTTATAAGCTCACATGGGAATTTTATATCCATGGCAAATAATATCACCAAGCATAGGTAAATTCAAAAGAGCAATGGTATGATGGAAAAAATATAACATGATATGGCAAGGGATTGAAAATTTGCATTATATTCAAATAGATTAATTCAATTGCATTCAGTTCTGAAAGTAGAAAACAAGTCCGCTGTCAACAGTCAAatatttgcttgtttttttctcattttacctTAAATATTTACATTAGACTAAAATTGAAGTTCCAATAAATCTATCTCTCAGTTTTTTAAAACatgtttaaaatgttttacaGATTGATTAAGATTGAATTATGTCATTGTTATAATAAGTTTTTGATGAACCATCAAAGATGGCGGTCAGGGAGAGGGGGGGCAGTTTTGAGCGGATGGTATTTTTAATGCGCAGTTTACATACCCTGGTATTTTTTAACAGTATGAATTTGTTGTCCAggtaaccccctcccccctcaaaagCACCACCATCCAACTCCACATCCCCCTTCCTCcgctagcccccccccccccccccccccccactccccACCCTTCACTTCTAGGACCTGGGATCTGCCGCCTATAACGATGTAAAAACTAGGTATCGCAACTCAACACGCTTGCTGTCTGATAACGTTCATAATTAACTTATGCCATTTTCAAGCGAACTAATATTTAGCCCAGAAATTCCTAACAATAAAGCAATATACGGTATCCTTTTGTAGCATAACTGCAGGTTAATCAATATCCCAGAGAAAGAGAGAATTCCATACCGTTTTCAATGCCAATGGGCTCtttgccgccatcttgatttTGGCTAGGTTCTCCCGGTTTCCTCAAAGGTGACGTGTAGTCTTTCGAGGAAATTCCACGACCAAGGGAATGGGGTTTATCACTCATTTTTCTAGCTAGGTACAGCGTTACAAAGGCATTGTAGTTAAAGGAAAGCGATATTTGAGTATTTCACGATAAACGGGTATCTGGTAGTTTGTCAAAGGTAGCAATCGGAAATGTGACAACACGAAGACTGGGCACTAACCACAGGACCCCCAACAAGCCATTCTGAATGTTTTTCGTGCCCAGACCATGAAGAGAGAGCATAAtttcaaaagtttttttttttatttttggaagatagaaaaacaattaaataCATCTTAACGCTCTTACTGAGAATTAAGCGAATTAACCAAAATATCGCACCCAGATCTCCACTAGAGCGAGTTACGATGAaagatatttcttttttttttccacttcACGgtataccctgggtaccagagggtaccagagcctccaggcTCTAGCCTTCTCTCTAGgaattttggctgagcgtcactggactagagaagtctggaggctctggtactcATAGAGAGAATCTCTATAATGATATAGAGATTTAGGTACTGCCTAAAAGCGTTATATCAATGTTTTCGTAAAGACTAGAGTTGCGATTTCATtataaaatgagaaaaaagatCAATATAAAAACATTCCCCTCTGTAAGGAGGCAGGGTGTAGTACATTTCGCTAATAACGAACACtcgataaaaagaaaagattttCCAAGCCCCTTGGCACTTTGTTTAATGGCGA encodes:
- the LOC5515949 gene encoding polyadenylate-binding protein-interacting protein 1; its protein translation is MSDKPHSLGRGISSKDYTSPLRKPGEPSQNQDGGKEPIGIENDSIPTKGTSSKLNVNAAEFVPEMFKAPQYVPTSQAMPPPQTEQATPSPQTTGPDLEAVTFVKDILDQLTESPGEFENLVEDLVLAWKARVNNDETLNEIASVIMEQSILESNFTYTGARLCDFIANNTDDIPTEGKQFRSVFLTRCKEEHRKREAMLKSPSTVPRVHGLAMFLAELYSTFRVDGASGSKAQFGPLGRALLEMLDSLIESGTDDSLLYAGRILKLTGYLLDDPKDNQSRVDGIFEKIGTLLESSSHVGDSIKRFLSSVVSLRKNNWGRESFAERGAEAAAVSVATSVLSPEAAPYVPGIQNYHYYNKEYYQPGFISNNEDDITPVTNPEQWLEYADYADDSSPTDLSCQVYEDNGHGYPEEDDCAFTEEMEKDYELFMSEQQPPLPFS